In Bacteroidales bacterium, one DNA window encodes the following:
- a CDS encoding TetR/AcrR family transcriptional regulator has protein sequence MCPVTHNSANEEKVNEILLAAQKRFGVYGFGKTAMHEIADDLGISKALLYYYYPDKEELFKAVFRKEQHEYIDQLNSITALSNDLNTLLQRFLEVRMNNFRKFINLGRASLDDLKGIKMIIKDLWADFRQQEQERITQIFRIGLRGQQHLDMELDEIAGLYTDGIRGLSHIYIKSKEISLLDDQDYHIILKRVSTFTAIFIKGILNRE, from the coding sequence ATGTGCCCGGTTACCCATAACAGTGCGAATGAAGAGAAGGTAAATGAGATCCTGCTTGCCGCTCAGAAGCGCTTTGGAGTGTATGGATTCGGAAAAACAGCCATGCATGAAATTGCCGATGACCTGGGTATTTCAAAGGCCCTGCTATATTATTATTATCCTGATAAGGAAGAGCTTTTCAAAGCTGTTTTCCGCAAAGAACAGCATGAATATATTGATCAGCTCAATTCTATTACGGCTTTATCAAATGACCTGAATACACTGTTGCAGCGCTTTCTGGAAGTACGGATGAATAATTTCAGAAAATTTATCAACCTGGGACGTGCCAGCCTGGATGACCTGAAGGGGATTAAGATGATCATAAAGGATCTTTGGGCCGATTTCAGGCAACAGGAACAGGAACGCATTACTCAGATTTTCAGGATCGGGTTGCGGGGACAACAGCATTTAGATATGGAACTGGATGAGATTGCCGGTTTATATACCGATGGAATCCGCGGTTTATCGCATATTTATATCAAAAGCAAAGAAATAAGCCTTCTCGATGATCAGGATTACCATATCATACTTAAAAGAGTTTCAACATTCACAGCCATTTTCATAAAAGGCATTTTAAACAGAGAATAA
- a CDS encoding DUF1080 domain-containing protein — MKNRLIITLVAFVAFTCFNAQSQSHPKSAKWPDLFTADLSNAEYPEGIWTFNDGILTASKDECIWTKKDYSNFILDLEFKTAEGTNSGVIVYCTDMKNWIPNSVEIQIADDFAKEWAESPKTWQCGAIFGHLAPTKSMVKKPGEWNRFTITCKGKIIEVMLNGETVTKMDMDLWKSAKTNPDGSEIPSWLSTPFAELKTSGRIGLQGKHAGAPIYFRNVKIKEL, encoded by the coding sequence ATGAAAAACAGACTGATAATTACTCTTGTCGCTTTTGTGGCTTTCACATGCTTCAATGCGCAATCGCAAAGCCACCCTAAAAGTGCAAAATGGCCTGATCTTTTTACAGCTGACCTCTCTAATGCGGAATATCCTGAAGGGATCTGGACATTCAACGACGGAATCCTTACAGCTAGCAAAGACGAATGTATATGGACAAAAAAGGATTATTCAAATTTTATTCTTGACCTTGAATTCAAAACGGCCGAAGGAACAAACAGCGGGGTGATCGTGTACTGCACTGACATGAAAAACTGGATACCCAACTCAGTTGAAATTCAGATTGCCGATGACTTTGCCAAAGAATGGGCTGAAAGTCCGAAAACCTGGCAATGCGGCGCTATCTTCGGTCACCTGGCACCGACAAAAAGTATGGTTAAAAAACCAGGTGAATGGAATCGGTTTACGATCACCTGCAAGGGAAAGATAATTGAGGTTATGCTTAACGGTGAAACGGTTACCAAAATGGATATGGATTTATGGAAGAGCGCCAAAACCAACCCGGACGGCAGTGAAATTCCATCATGGCTCAGCACTCCTTTTGCTGAACTGAAAACTTCAGGCAGAATCGGCCTGCAGGGAAAACACGCCGGTGCCCCGATTTATTTCAGGAATGTAAAAATTAAGGAACTTTAA
- a CDS encoding CotH kinase family protein, producing MPLKLTFLITAILVSAFSSFSQQFSSSNLPIVIINPESDILDESRVSADMKIIYRGPGLRNSMTDVNDTSALDYNGRITIETRGSSSQTTYKKQYALTTMKPDDINKDKVKLLGLPKENDWILNGMVFDPALIRDYLCYNLSRMIGEYASRTVYCEVVIGGVYKGLYLLQEKIKADDNRVDVVKIEQTDNLLPGLSGGYITKADKTTGGDPVAWTMYSRSNESVNYIHVLPKPEEVTPVQNTYINNQFYNLESATASNNSSVINGYPSIIDIPSFIHYILISELSSNCDAYMFSTYFHKDRNGKLRAGPIWDGDLTFGNDLFFWGLDRSWYNVWQLSNNDNEGSKFWVQLFNNSTFRCYLTKRWHQLTKQGQPLNGQSIKNLIDQTVSVISEAVQRERATYGYSRDYATEIQNMKNFIDKRITWMNNNLGTYGQCSSPSEPDLVISKIMYHPDTTAEFTSSDDQEFIEIMNTGNTTVDLSGDYFRGTGFVYQFPASSVIDRNQAIVLASKASVFKSRYGGAPFGEFTRHLSNKGQAIIFSDAFGNTIDSVFYSDDLPWPDADGNGYYLNLISTDLDNSLASSWTTSNDFVVSNQKPDVPPQTFTIFPNPVRTVLTILSQENIISVRILDLSGRIMVTDRVGANDFQIDFTSFQPGTYIVQMFNETGVFTEKVIKE from the coding sequence GTGCCGTTAAAATTAACGTTTCTCATTACCGCAATACTGGTTTCTGCCTTTTCTTCCTTTTCACAACAGTTTTCGAGCAGCAACCTGCCCATCGTAATCATTAATCCTGAATCTGATATCCTTGATGAATCAAGGGTCTCCGCTGATATGAAAATAATTTACAGGGGTCCCGGCCTAAGAAATTCAATGACGGATGTGAATGATACCTCTGCCCTAGATTATAACGGAAGAATTACTATTGAAACCCGAGGATCGTCATCGCAGACTACCTACAAAAAGCAGTATGCTTTGACCACTATGAAACCGGATGATATCAATAAAGATAAGGTTAAATTGCTGGGACTACCCAAAGAAAATGACTGGATCCTTAACGGGATGGTTTTTGATCCTGCTCTTATAAGGGACTATTTATGTTATAACCTTTCACGTATGATCGGTGAATATGCGAGCCGCACTGTATATTGTGAAGTGGTGATAGGCGGGGTTTACAAGGGCTTGTACCTGCTGCAGGAAAAGATTAAGGCCGATGACAACAGGGTTGATGTGGTGAAGATTGAGCAAACGGACAACCTTCTTCCTGGCTTATCGGGCGGTTATATAACCAAAGCTGATAAAACAACCGGTGGCGATCCGGTGGCGTGGACCATGTATTCACGGTCAAATGAGTCAGTGAATTATATCCATGTTTTACCCAAACCGGAGGAGGTAACCCCGGTGCAAAACACCTATATCAATAACCAGTTCTATAACCTTGAATCTGCAACGGCAAGCAATAATAGCTCCGTAATAAATGGATATCCCTCAATTATTGATATCCCGTCTTTTATCCACTATATCCTTATCAGTGAACTATCTTCCAATTGTGACGCGTATATGTTCAGCACCTATTTTCATAAGGACAGGAACGGTAAATTAAGGGCAGGACCAATTTGGGACGGAGATCTGACATTCGGCAATGACCTGTTTTTCTGGGGGCTTGACAGAAGCTGGTACAATGTATGGCAATTATCCAATAACGATAATGAAGGATCCAAATTCTGGGTGCAATTATTTAATAACAGTACCTTCCGCTGCTACCTTACAAAACGCTGGCATCAGCTTACCAAACAGGGACAACCATTAAATGGCCAAAGCATTAAGAATTTAATCGATCAGACGGTAAGTGTCATAAGTGAGGCTGTGCAGAGAGAAAGGGCGACATACGGATACAGCCGGGATTATGCAACCGAAATTCAGAATATGAAGAATTTCATAGACAAAAGAATTACCTGGATGAATAATAACCTGGGAACTTATGGCCAATGTTCCAGCCCTTCAGAGCCGGACCTTGTGATTTCAAAGATCATGTATCATCCCGATACAACGGCTGAGTTTACTTCAAGCGATGACCAGGAGTTCATTGAAATTATGAATACGGGTAATACTACTGTGGATCTTTCCGGGGATTATTTCAGGGGTACCGGTTTTGTATACCAGTTTCCTGCCAGTTCAGTGATCGACCGTAACCAGGCTATAGTACTGGCCTCAAAAGCTTCGGTTTTTAAATCCAGATACGGCGGGGCACCGTTCGGAGAATTTACAAGACATTTGTCCAACAAGGGCCAGGCCATTATTTTTTCCGACGCTTTCGGCAACACCATTGACAGCGTATTTTACAGTGATGATCTGCCATGGCCGGATGCCGACGGCAACGGATACTATTTAAACCTTATCTCCACTGACCTGGATAACAGCCTTGCTTCAAGCTGGACAACCTCAAATGATTTTGTAGTCTCGAATCAGAAACCTGATGTTCCGCCTCAGACTTTTACCATTTTTCCGAATCCTGTAAGGACTGTCCTAACCATTTTATCCCAGGAAAATATCATTTCAGTAAGGATCCTGGATTTAAGCGGCAGGATCATGGTTACAGACCGGGTAGGTGCCAACGATTTCCAGATCGACTTTACTTCGTTCCAGCCGGGAACATATATTGTTCAGATGTTTAATGAAACAGGGGTATTTACCGAAAAAGTTATAAAGGAATAA
- a CDS encoding MFS transporter produces the protein MALIPKKQLSETDVQKGLRMVIWDGLAAEVMIAFTGSTFLTAMALLLGASNVQIGLLASMPTITNLSQLISIFLVRKFNNRRAIAVYCAYLARLPLVIAGVIIVLTGHTSVEILLTFLFLYYFFGSIAGPSWNSWMKDMVPENMLGVYFSRRTRLTQMLNVVMSLALAFLLDYIRDFYPDAELQTYAVFFILAGAIGILGGYLLSRAPEPQSKLSHINLVSVFKMPLQNINFRRLLFFNSAWVFATNLGIPFFSAYMLKGLGMPISYVIILNVISQIMSILTIRIWGIFSDKYSNKTIIALSAPIYIASILAWCFVGLFNKAYLNLVWLAGIHFFMGIATAGINLSLTNIGLKLAPNKDAIVYLSVKNIITAVFSSIAPLIGGLLADYFSKIQLTVSVQWNSPNINRIFKILSLHEWNFLFLISATLAIISMEFLIHINEVGEMDKFIVRRIMRTTVRKSLREYFLIGNIINIHDEIRAMLRPKRVKKPDKSASPGG, from the coding sequence ATGGCACTTATACCAAAAAAGCAGTTATCAGAAACCGATGTTCAGAAAGGCCTGAGAATGGTCATTTGGGACGGACTTGCAGCAGAAGTCATGATTGCATTTACAGGCAGTACATTCCTTACGGCAATGGCACTGCTCCTTGGGGCCAGCAATGTTCAGATCGGATTGCTTGCATCCATGCCCACCATTACCAATCTTTCACAACTTATTTCAATCTTTCTTGTAAGGAAATTCAATAACCGCCGTGCAATCGCCGTATATTGCGCCTACCTGGCCAGGTTACCGCTTGTCATTGCGGGGGTGATCATTGTATTGACCGGCCATACTTCAGTTGAAATACTTCTCACGTTCCTTTTTCTCTATTATTTTTTCGGATCCATAGCCGGTCCCAGCTGGAATTCGTGGATGAAAGATATGGTTCCTGAAAATATGCTGGGCGTTTATTTTTCACGCCGCACGCGGCTTACACAAATGCTGAATGTGGTCATGAGCCTTGCTCTTGCCTTCCTGCTTGATTACATACGCGATTTTTACCCGGATGCCGAATTACAGACTTATGCCGTGTTTTTCATCCTAGCAGGTGCAATCGGGATCCTTGGTGGCTATTTGCTTTCAAGAGCACCCGAACCCCAGTCGAAATTATCACACATAAACCTGGTTTCAGTATTCAAAATGCCGCTTCAGAATATAAACTTCCGAAGATTGCTTTTTTTTAATTCGGCATGGGTATTCGCAACGAACCTGGGTATTCCCTTTTTTTCAGCCTATATGCTAAAGGGACTTGGTATGCCCATATCCTATGTGATCATACTGAATGTGATCAGCCAGATAATGAGCATTCTTACAATCCGAATATGGGGCATTTTTTCAGATAAATACAGCAATAAAACGATAATCGCACTGAGTGCTCCCATTTATATTGCATCCATCCTTGCCTGGTGTTTTGTAGGCTTGTTCAATAAAGCGTACCTGAACCTTGTATGGCTGGCCGGTATTCACTTTTTTATGGGTATAGCAACGGCGGGTATTAATTTATCATTAACAAACATCGGTCTTAAACTTGCTCCCAACAAGGATGCCATCGTTTACCTTTCGGTGAAGAACATAATAACTGCCGTTTTTTCTTCCATTGCGCCTCTCATCGGCGGGTTGCTGGCGGATTATTTCTCAAAAATACAGTTAACAGTTTCAGTCCAGTGGAACAGCCCCAATATCAACCGGATATTTAAAATACTGTCACTTCATGAATGGAATTTCCTGTTTCTCATCAGTGCCACACTGGCTATTATCTCCATGGAGTTTCTGATTCATATCAATGAAGTGGGTGAGATGGACAAATTCATTGTGAGAAGAATCATGAGGACAACGGTCAGAAAGAGTCTTCGCGAATATTTCCTCATCGGGAATATTATTAATATTCATGATGAGATCAGGGCTATGCTGAGACCCAAAAGAGTTAAAAAACCTGATAAATCAGCATCACCCGGAGGATAA
- a CDS encoding carbamoyltransferase C-terminal domain-containing protein, translated as MYILGINAAFHDSSACLLKDGLLLAAAEEERFTHFKYGKRPVPFSTWELPFHAIDYCLHTAGIHLSDVDHIAYSFDPFVLLDKEYAHNRTISVPLNYTDPADGTNPWEPLMLSYIVNAPGQLADGWPHHLQKRFIGSKISDWEWHYVEHHLAHAASAFYPSPFKRAAILTMDGRGEKASTTYSTGKDYAIQRIGQVNLPHSLGLLYERVTTHLGFMHSGDEYKVMALASYGKPEYLRTFRKMIHVGEKGQYTIDFMDFDACFGPKRLRHEPFESNHFNIAHSLQKVLEETAVQITDWLQQETGEENLCTAGGVALNCVMNSKIAMQSGFKNVWVQPASGDSGTALGAALQIDSELRNGTRSFEMTHAYWGPEYTDEEIEKFLVKCKIPYIKTDQPAVEAAGLLVNNKIIGWYQGRMEFGPRALGSRSILASPVDPQMQARLNEIKDREDFRPVAPVVLEEDAPFWFEDAVYSPFMLFVYNVVKDKADQIPAVRHVDGTARIQTINGNQHPLYYQLLKTFKDMTGVPVLVNTSFNTLGKPIVCTPRDAIECFWSSPFDALVIGSFIIDKSLGTSLHATVLDALSKEVSLR; from the coding sequence ATGTATATTCTTGGAATTAATGCTGCATTTCATGATTCATCAGCATGCCTTCTGAAAGACGGCCTGTTATTGGCGGCTGCAGAAGAAGAACGTTTTACCCATTTCAAATACGGCAAAAGACCGGTTCCCTTTTCAACATGGGAGTTGCCTTTTCATGCAATTGATTACTGCCTGCATACGGCAGGCATTCATTTAAGCGATGTGGATCACATAGCCTACTCATTTGATCCTTTTGTTTTGCTGGATAAAGAATACGCGCATAACCGGACAATTTCGGTGCCGCTGAATTATACCGACCCGGCTGACGGAACCAATCCATGGGAGCCGCTGATGCTATCCTATATCGTAAATGCGCCGGGACAACTTGCCGACGGCTGGCCTCATCATCTGCAAAAGCGATTCATCGGCAGTAAAATATCCGACTGGGAATGGCATTATGTTGAACATCACCTGGCTCACGCAGCCAGTGCTTTTTACCCGTCGCCCTTTAAAAGAGCCGCCATCCTTACAATGGATGGAAGAGGGGAGAAAGCTTCCACCACTTACAGTACTGGAAAAGATTATGCCATTCAGCGGATAGGGCAGGTTAATTTACCCCACTCCCTGGGATTGCTCTATGAAAGGGTTACAACCCATCTTGGCTTTATGCATTCAGGTGATGAATATAAAGTGATGGCGCTTGCTTCCTATGGGAAACCCGAATACCTGCGGACTTTCAGAAAAATGATACATGTCGGGGAGAAAGGTCAGTATACGATCGACTTCATGGATTTTGACGCCTGTTTCGGTCCAAAACGCCTGCGTCATGAACCATTTGAGAGTAACCATTTCAATATAGCCCATTCCCTTCAGAAGGTTCTTGAAGAAACAGCGGTTCAGATTACCGACTGGCTTCAGCAGGAAACCGGGGAAGAAAATTTGTGCACGGCAGGCGGTGTGGCGCTGAATTGCGTCATGAATTCAAAAATAGCCATGCAATCAGGCTTTAAAAATGTCTGGGTGCAACCTGCATCGGGTGATTCAGGCACTGCATTGGGAGCTGCACTGCAAATTGATTCTGAACTTCGGAATGGAACAAGGAGTTTTGAAATGACCCATGCATACTGGGGTCCCGAATACACGGATGAGGAAATCGAAAAGTTCCTGGTCAAATGCAAAATTCCTTATATAAAAACCGATCAGCCTGCAGTAGAAGCAGCCGGCTTACTGGTGAACAATAAAATCATCGGGTGGTACCAGGGCCGGATGGAATTCGGGCCCAGAGCTCTGGGAAGCCGCTCAATCCTTGCATCTCCGGTTGATCCTCAGATGCAGGCAAGACTGAATGAAATAAAGGACAGGGAGGACTTCCGTCCTGTTGCACCGGTGGTGCTTGAAGAGGATGCTCCATTTTGGTTCGAGGATGCCGTATATTCGCCTTTTATGCTTTTCGTTTACAATGTGGTAAAGGATAAAGCCGACCAGATACCCGCTGTCAGGCATGTGGACGGAACAGCACGTATACAGACAATCAACGGCAACCAGCACCCTCTATACTACCAGTTGCTGAAAACATTCAAGGACATGACCGGTGTGCCGGTGCTTGTAAACACATCTTTCAATACACTCGGAAAGCCGATTGTCTGCACTCCCCGTGATGCCATTGAATGTTTCTGGTCATCTCCTTTTGATGCCCTTGTAATCGGATCATTTATAATTGATAAATCGCTGGGGACTTCATTACATGCCACGGTGCTTGATGCCCTGAGTAAAGAAGTCAGTTTACGATAA
- a CDS encoding glycosyltransferase, translating to MEISVVIPTYRRPALLMNCLRCLEKQVLEKNRFEVIVVSDGYDAETESVLNEFMLKTPMQIRYMHTPEKKGPAGARNMGWKAACADLVAFTDDDCRPEPSWLKSFLNHYSGELFVAFSGFTKVPVPAEPTDFALNTYHLQTADFITANCACSRQALLQTGGFDERFGTAWREDSDLEFALIKHHIPVLKIHKAVVEHPVRHAPWGVSLKEQKKGIYDSLLYKKHPDLYRWRIQSTPLWNYYIIVFSYVFSTVAFIYGFKLIAAILAGVALILTLEFFLRRIRRSSKSPSHVTEMLVTSFLIPFLSVYWRLYGNLKYRTLLL from the coding sequence ATGGAAATTTCGGTAGTTATACCTACGTACAGGAGGCCGGCACTATTAATGAACTGCCTGCGATGCCTTGAGAAACAAGTACTTGAAAAGAACCGTTTTGAAGTGATTGTAGTCAGTGATGGTTATGATGCCGAAACGGAATCGGTACTGAACGAATTTATGCTGAAAACGCCGATGCAAATCCGGTATATGCATACGCCTGAAAAGAAGGGTCCGGCAGGGGCACGTAACATGGGCTGGAAGGCAGCATGTGCCGATCTTGTTGCTTTTACCGACGATGATTGCCGGCCTGAACCTTCCTGGCTGAAATCATTCCTGAATCATTATTCGGGAGAATTGTTCGTTGCTTTCTCAGGTTTTACAAAGGTTCCCGTTCCGGCTGAACCAACTGACTTCGCATTGAATACCTATCATTTGCAGACTGCAGATTTTATTACTGCAAACTGTGCCTGCTCGCGACAGGCTTTGTTGCAAACCGGCGGGTTTGACGAACGATTCGGAACCGCATGGCGCGAAGACAGTGACCTTGAATTCGCGCTGATCAAACACCACATTCCTGTTTTGAAAATACACAAGGCGGTCGTAGAACACCCTGTCCGCCACGCCCCATGGGGAGTGAGTCTTAAAGAGCAGAAAAAAGGAATATATGATTCTCTCTTATATAAAAAACATCCCGATCTCTATCGCTGGCGCATTCAGTCAACACCCCTGTGGAACTATTACATTATTGTTTTCTCGTATGTTTTCTCGACAGTGGCATTTATTTACGGATTCAAGCTTATCGCAGCCATCCTGGCTGGTGTCGCATTGATCCTTACGCTTGAATTCTTCCTGCGGCGTATCCGGCGTTCTTCCAAATCGCCGTCTCATGTCACCGAAATGCTGGTTACATCATTCCTGATCCCGTTTTTGTCGGTTTACTGGCGGCTGTATGGCAATCTGAAATACAGGACCCTCCTCCTTTGA
- a CDS encoding glycosyltransferase family 9 protein yields the protein MEFDKTKKIGIFRALQLGDLLCSIPAIRALKSAAPSASIYLIGLPGMRIITERFSHYFNGFIPFPGYPGLPEQSYNVNAIAEFILAMQNEKFDLILQMQGNGTKVNQLIELLGARYCGGFYTSSDYKPPGDLFLPYPDYGHETERHLALMHHIGVPDGSVEMEFPLREEDLLAYDQLHLADKKYVCIHPGSRGSWRQWPRENFARMADLCIDNGLNAVITGTPEETSIVEEVAAKMKHKPVIAAGKTNLGSMGVMLKRSSGLVSNCTGVSHMAAALKVPGIIVSMDGEPQRWAPLDKDLFYTINWLDDPDYSKTESALITLIRNGSFSQGYGS from the coding sequence ATGGAGTTTGATAAAACCAAAAAAATAGGAATATTCAGGGCGCTTCAACTGGGCGACCTGCTTTGCTCCATCCCGGCAATAAGGGCGTTAAAGAGCGCTGCGCCCTCCGCATCAATTTACCTGATCGGATTGCCTGGAATGAGAATTATCACTGAACGATTCAGTCATTATTTCAATGGTTTTATTCCCTTTCCCGGCTACCCCGGGTTGCCCGAACAGTCTTACAATGTGAATGCAATTGCTGAATTTATTCTGGCCATGCAAAATGAAAAGTTTGACCTGATCCTGCAGATGCAGGGAAACGGCACAAAAGTGAATCAACTCATCGAGCTTTTGGGTGCCAGGTATTGCGGCGGATTTTACACTTCCTCCGATTACAAACCACCCGGTGATCTCTTTTTACCATACCCTGATTATGGCCATGAAACCGAGAGGCACCTGGCACTGATGCACCACATAGGAGTACCCGACGGATCCGTTGAAATGGAGTTTCCTTTGAGAGAGGAGGATCTGCTGGCTTATGATCAGTTGCACCTGGCCGATAAAAAATACGTTTGCATACACCCCGGATCAAGGGGATCATGGAGACAATGGCCGCGTGAGAATTTTGCCCGCATGGCCGATCTTTGCATAGATAATGGCTTAAACGCAGTGATTACGGGAACACCTGAGGAAACATCCATAGTGGAGGAGGTTGCTGCAAAAATGAAACACAAGCCGGTTATTGCAGCCGGTAAAACAAACCTGGGATCAATGGGTGTGATGCTTAAAAGATCTTCGGGATTGGTTTCAAATTGTACGGGTGTTTCCCATATGGCGGCCGCACTCAAAGTACCCGGGATCATAGTTTCAATGGACGGCGAACCCCAAAGGTGGGCTCCCCTGGATAAGGATTTGTTCTATACAATAAACTGGCTTGATGATCCTGATTATTCAAAGACTGAATCAGCGTTGATTACGCTCATACGTAACGGCAGTTTCAGCCAGGGATACGGAAGCTAA
- a CDS encoding glycosyltransferase family 9 protein produces MNSWSECKKILVIRADNMGDLIMSVPAIRAVKDTFRCSVSLLTSDAAAPAVEMIPFIDETITADLPWLKKEKVVSPEKLTGLADKIKNRGFDGCIIFTVYSQSSLPAAMLAWMSGIRLRLAYCRENPYDLLTNWIPDKEPYIWIRHQVKRDIALVESIGARCQHEDISLSLKKEHRERMRRKLFFKGIKLKGPFFLFHPGVSEPKRTFPVEKWVDLVRETSAYFDLPILITGSRQDINLATSIADESGKKAESVAGLLTVPESGALIRQCSLLVSVNTGPVHIAAGFRTPVIVLYARTNPQHTPWKTPNRVLEYSVPREMESKNEVIRYVNDLVYEQQYPVPATDEILEAMKSLLASVSLAETAVTYERNQR; encoded by the coding sequence ATGAACAGCTGGTCTGAATGCAAAAAAATACTGGTAATCCGGGCTGATAACATGGGCGATCTCATTATGTCGGTTCCTGCGATCCGTGCTGTTAAAGATACTTTCAGATGTTCAGTATCCCTGCTTACTTCCGATGCGGCAGCCCCTGCAGTTGAAATGATCCCTTTCATTGATGAGACCATTACGGCCGATCTTCCCTGGTTAAAAAAAGAAAAAGTGGTCAGTCCTGAAAAACTGACCGGACTTGCCGATAAAATAAAAAATCGTGGGTTTGACGGGTGTATCATTTTCACCGTATACAGCCAGAGTTCGCTGCCAGCCGCCATGTTGGCCTGGATGAGCGGAATAAGGCTCAGGCTGGCGTACTGCCGTGAAAATCCTTACGACCTGCTTACAAACTGGATTCCCGACAAGGAGCCATACATATGGATCCGCCACCAGGTTAAAAGAGATATAGCCCTGGTTGAAAGCATCGGTGCACGGTGTCAGCATGAAGATATTTCCCTTTCCCTGAAAAAGGAGCACAGGGAAAGAATGCGCCGGAAGCTTTTTTTCAAAGGCATTAAGCTGAAAGGCCCGTTCTTTCTTTTTCATCCCGGTGTGAGTGAACCTAAAAGAACATTTCCGGTTGAAAAATGGGTCGATTTGGTGCGGGAAACTTCTGCATACTTTGATTTACCCATTCTGATCACAGGATCACGGCAGGATATCAATCTGGCAACTTCAATAGCGGATGAATCAGGGAAGAAAGCCGAATCGGTCGCCGGTTTATTGACCGTTCCCGAGTCAGGGGCACTTATCCGCCAGTGTTCGTTACTTGTTTCGGTGAATACAGGACCCGTGCACATTGCAGCCGGGTTCAGGACACCGGTTATAGTGCTGTATGCCCGCACCAATCCACAGCATACTCCCTGGAAGACGCCGAACAGGGTTCTTGAATACAGCGTTCCCAGGGAAATGGAAAGTAAAAATGAGGTGATCCGGTATGTGAATGACCTGGTTTATGAACAACAATATCCGGTTCCGGCAACCGATGAGATCCTTGAAGCGATGAAATCACTTTTAGCTTCCGTATCCCTGGCTGAAACTGCCGTTACGTATGAGCGTAATCAACGCTGA
- a CDS encoding HAD family hydrolase: MRQRAVFLDKDGTLIRDIPYNTDPEKIILNDYASEGLTLLSARNYLYFIITNQPGIALGYFKEEALDGVKNKISGMFKKSSADLTGFLYCPHKENSHCLCRKPSPGLILQAAREFKLNLTESWMIGDILNDIEAGNRAGCHTVLIDNGNETEWKDGVFRTPEFIASSLQEAAEYILNKS, encoded by the coding sequence ATGAGGCAAAGAGCGGTTTTTCTGGATAAGGACGGTACCCTGATCAGGGATATTCCCTATAACACCGATCCCGAAAAGATAATACTGAATGATTATGCATCTGAGGGACTGACCTTGTTATCTGCACGCAATTATCTCTATTTCATCATCACCAATCAACCGGGCATAGCTCTCGGATATTTTAAAGAAGAAGCCCTTGATGGTGTAAAAAACAAGATCTCGGGCATGTTTAAGAAAAGCAGCGCTGACCTGACCGGATTTTTGTATTGCCCGCATAAAGAAAACAGTCATTGTCTTTGCAGAAAACCTTCGCCCGGCCTGATTCTTCAGGCTGCACGGGAATTTAAGCTTAACCTCACCGAATCCTGGATGATCGGGGATATATTAAATGATATCGAAGCGGGAAACAGGGCCGGGTGTCATACAGTGCTCATTGATAACGGGAATGAAACCGAATGGAAGGACGGAGTTTTCAGGACACCCGAATTTATCGCTTCAAGCCTGCAAGAGGCAGCCGAATACATACTCAATAAATCCTGA